DNA from Actinomyces sp. oral taxon 897:
GTGGTCACTACCGTCAACGACGACACTGACTACGTCGGCGCCCTGGTCAACCGCCTGGTCACCCTGGCCGCGGCGCTGGGCACCGTGACCGTGGTGGCGGTCATTATGCTGCGTACCGACCTGCGACTGGGTCTGCTGGTCCTCCTGGGCCTGCCGGCCTGCCTGGCGCTCCTGGCCTGGGTCGGCAGGCCCATCCACGCCCGCAGGTCCCTTCAGCGTGAGGAGCAGGGCAGGCTGTCCACCATTACCACCGACGCCGTCGCCGGCCTGCGCGTCCTGCGGGGCATCGGCGGGGAGGACGTCTACGCGCGCCGCTACACCGCCCAGTCCGCGGCCGTGCGCGACGCCGGGATCCGGGTGGCCGGCCCCCAGGCCCTCCTGGAGGGGCTGGGGGCCGGTCTCCCCGCCCTCTTCACCACCGTCGTGGTGGGGGCGTGCGCCCTCCAGGTCGTCGCCGGGCGCCTGAGCGTGGGCCAGCTCGTCACCTTCTACGGGTTCACCACCTACCTGGTGGACCCCCTCAACGTGGCCGTGGACCTCATTGTCATCGCCACCCGCTCCTGGGTGGGGGCCCGCAAGGTGGGACGCCTGCTGGCGGTCAGGCCCCTGGTGACCGACGCGCGCCTCGCCGACCCGGTGCCCGTGCTCGACCCGCTGGGGGACCTGTGCGACCAGGTCACCGGGGTGACCCTGGCCGGTGGGTGCCTGACCGCTCTGGTGGGCCCCGACCCCGCCCTGGCGGCCGACCTCGCCGAGCGCCTGGGGCGCGGCGACGACGCCGCGGGCGCCGTGACCCTGGGCGGGGTGGACCTGCGGCGCGTCCCGGTGGACACAGTGCGGCGCACCGTCGTGGTCAGCGCCTCCCACGCCGAGCTCTTCGCCGGGAGCCTGGGCGAGGCGGTCCTGGGCGCCAGCGCGCAGCCGGCCGAGCCGGCCGGTCTCCCCGCCCTCCTGGCCGAGCAGGCGGGCCGGGACCAGCACGGCCAGGACTCCGTCGCCAGTGCCCCCCTGAGCCCCGCTCAGCGCTCGGCGGTCGGTGCCGCCCTGGAGGCCGCCGTGTGCGACGACGTCGTGGACTCCCTGGGATCGGTGGACGGCGCCCTGGCTGAGAGGGGGCGCAACCTCTCCGGCGGGCAGCGCCAGCGCGTGGCCCTGGCCCGGGCCCTGGCCACCCAGGCGCCCGTCCTGGTGCTGGTGGAGCCCACCAGCGCCCTGGACCCCCACACCGAGGACCTGGTGGCCCGCTCCCTGGCCTCCTGGCGCTCAGGGCGCACCACCGTGGTGGCCACCACCTCCCCGCTGGTGCTGGGGTACTGCGACGAGGTGGTGCTCCTGGAGGCGGTGCCCGACGGGGACGGGGAGCCGGGCGGGTGCCCCCGCCGGGTGCGCCTGGCCGCCCGCGGGACCCACCGCGCGCTGGTGGCCGGCCGGGCCGACTACCGTCGCCTCGTCCACCGCTCCCAGGGGGACGACGAGGAGGGGACCGGCGAGGAGGGCCGGGGCGTCCCCGGCCCGCAGGCGCCCGCCGGCGGCGAGGAGGAGGCGTGAGCTACCGCCTGCCCGTCGCCGGCTCCGCGGCGGTACGCCGCCGCTTCGGTGAGCTCGCCCGGGAGCACCGCAGGGTCCTGATCTGGGTGACCGTGGTGCAGGTGGTCTCCGCCCTGGCGGCCGTGGCGGTGCCGCGGGTCCTGGGCGCCCTGGTGGACATGGTCCGCTCCGGGGCGGGGCGTGCCGACGTCGCCCGGGTGGTCGTGGTGCTCGCCGTCCTGGCACTGGCCCACGCCCTGCTCGCCGGGGTGGGGGAGTACGGCGCGCGGGTGCTGGGGGAGCGGGTCTTCGCCTCCCTGCGTGAGCACCTGGTGTCCACCGTCATCCACCTGCCCCTGTCCGCCGTGGAGGCCGCCGGCACCGGCGACCTGCTGGGGCGCACCACCCACGACCTGGGCCGCCTCCAGTACCTGGTGCAACGCGGCGTGTCCCAGATCCTCGTCATCGTGCTGACGGTCCTGAGCGTCTTCCTGGCGGCGGTGCTCACCTCCCCGCTGCTCAGCCCGGCCCTTCTCCTGCCCGCCCTCCTCCTGGTCCCCGTCCTGCGCTGGTACCTGCCCCGGGCGGTCCCCGCCTACCGGGCCGAGGGCGCCCTGTGGGCGGTCGTGGAGGCCACCGTGGCCGAGACCGCCGAGCAGGCCGTCACCGTGGACGCTCTGGGCCTGGGCAGGCTGCGCGCCAGGGTGTTCGACCGCCGCCTGACCCAAGTGTGGTCCGTGGAGCGGTACACCATGTGGCTGCGGATCTGGATGATGGGCGCCGTCACCGCGGTCCTGCTCAGCCCGGTGGTGGCCGTGGTGGCCTGGGGCGCCTGGCTCATGGGACGGGGGCAGGCCACCCTGGGGGCCGTCACCACCCTGGCCCTCTACGCCTTCTCGTTGCGCGAGCCCCTGAGCCAGGCGACCTTCTGGCTCGACCTGGTGCAGTCCGCCGGCGCCGCCATGGCCCGTGTGGTGGGGGTGGACCTGGTGGAGCCGGACCGGCCCCCGGCGGTAGGGACCGGGGGGCAGGCGGTGGGGCAGGCCGTGCGCCTGCGTCATGTGCGCTACTCCTACGTGGCGGGACACGAGGTGCTCCACGACGTCAGCCTGGACCTGGTCCCCGGAGAGCGCCTGGCGGTCGTGGGCCCCTCCGGGGCGGGCAAGTCCACGCTGGGGCGCATGCTCGCGGGCATCCACCCACCCACCTCGGGCTCGGTGAGCGTGGGGGGTACCGAGCTGACCGCCCTGAGCGAGGCCGACCTCCACCGCCAGGTGGTCCTGGTCACCCAGGAGCACCACGTCTTTGCCGCCTCCCTGGCCGACAACCTCCGGCTCGCGCGGCCCGGGGCCACCGATGCCGAGCTTCGCCAGGCGCTGGACGCCGTCGGGGCCCTGGAGTGGGTGACGGGGCTGGGAGACGGGCTGGACACCGGCGTGGGCTCCGGGGGCCTGACCCTTACCCCCGGCCAGGCCCAGCAGGTGGCCCTGGCCCGGGTCGTGCTCATGGACCCCGCCATGGTGGTCCTGGACGAGGCCACCAGCCTCATGGACCCCGCCAGCGCCCAGGAGGCCGAGCACGTCCTGGACGCCGTCCTGCGGGGCCGGACCGTGGTGGCGATCGCCCACCGGCTGCGCACCGCCACCGACGCCGACCGAGTGGCGGTGGTCATGGACGGACGGGTCGTCGAGCTGGGCAGCCACGACCAGCTGGTGGCCCTAGGCGGGCACTACGCCTCCCTGTGGCGTTCCTGGCAGTCAGGCTGAGCGCGAGCCCGACGACTGGGTTCTCCAGTGGCAGCGGGGCGGGTATTTTCTTCATGTTTCAGTATCGTCTGCTGACACCTGTTCTGGTAGCCTGCATTGGGTGTAAGGGAAGGGAACGGTATTATGACCGATGACAAGCGGCAGCAGGCCGCATTGTCCCGTCTGGTGCGGCAGTCCCGGATGAGCATGCTTCTTGGCTGGGTCCTGTCTGCGGTAGGGAGCTCCCTGACAGAAGGATCCTCTCCGGCGCTGGTCGTGCTCTCCTCCCTGCCGGCGGCCTGGGTCGCCTTCTACTCCACCCTGGGGAACGTCGAGGACATGATCTCCCCGCTGGCCGTGCGCCTCCTGGGAGGGCTCAGGCCGGGACGTGTCCTGGTGGCCTGCGAGGTGTACGACGTCGTCCTCCTGCTGGGGTCCCTGACCGCCTTCTCCTTAGGGATCCCCATCGGTGGCGTGCTGGCCGCCTACCTCGTGGCCGCGTCCCCGCTCCCGCTCGTGCTCGATATCGTCGAGGAGATATACGGCGCCGAGATGGCGGAGTTCGACCCCGAGATGTCGTTCAGGTTCACCACGCACTTCTACTCCGTCTCCGCGCTCGTCAACAACGTGGTCTCGGTGCCCGTAGGGGTCGCCCTGACGTTCGTCTCGCCCGTACTGGTCCTGGTTGCCAACCTCGTCCTGTCCCTGATCGCCATCGCGCTGAGGTACCTCGGGGCCCGTGCCGAGGAGAGGGCCGTCCTCCTGGGCGGTGAGGTGGAGCAGGACGCGCAGGACGAGGAGCTCTTCGCCTCGTCAACGGCTGCGCTGGCCTTTCTCCTGAGACGGCCGGTGGTCTCCCCACTGAGCGTCCTGGGGCGTTCATTCTGCGCCGCGCTGTCAGGCTCCTACGTCCTGATCTACATCGGCACCGTGCACGGCCACGACTTCTACCTGTGGCTCATGGTCTGTACCGGCCTGGGCTCGGCCCTGGGGCCGCAGCTGGGCCGCAGGCTGAGGGCCGCCGTGGGGACCGCGACGACGCTCCGGGTACTGGCTGCCGCCAGCGCCGCGGCCTCCCTGGGGGCAGCGCTTCTGCTTCCCGCCCGGAGCGGCCTCTATGCTGGCTGCCTCATGCTCGTGCTCGTCCAGACCGCGAGCTGGGCGCTGGGGACCTCCTTCGTGGGCGAGAGGCAGGTGCTGCTCAAGGGGAAGCAGTTCCTGGACGCCACCACCTGGGCGCAGGCGGCCGGGGCCCTCGGGGGGATCCTGGGGGGCTGGTGCGCCCTCCTCCTCGCCGCGGACGAGGACCCGCGGCTGTCGCTCCTCGTCTGCACCGGCACCTTCCTCGTGCTGTACCTGTACCTCGGCCGCGCGAGCGGCTCGCCCGGGACGGACCAGTCTGACCAGACTGACCAGTCCGCGGGGACGCGGTAGGCGAGGCCGTGACCGCGGCCCGCGCCAGGTGGGTCAAGACCAGTCCGCGGGGGCGCGGTAGGCGATCGCGGTAGGCGGGCGACGGTGCCCTGCCCACCGCCGTGCCTTGCCATGGTGCCGGGTGCTGGCAGCTGGATCTGCTCGCAGTGGCTCGCTGAGATTGACCGCGCCCCGCGGTGCCGGGTGCCCTGGGGTTCCCCGGGTGTCGGCAGCGGGGCGCGGTCGTGCCTGGGCGGCGGGCCGGCTACCACGCGCGGCGGGCGACGGCGTCGGGTGGCCGCGGCGCCCTGGGGGGGCGCCGGTGCCCTGCCACCCCGTGGCCGCCCGTTCTCACGGGCAATAAGTACCGTTCTCGCGACGAACAAGTACCGTTCTCGCGAAAGAGGTGGCGCGCCGTCCGGCCCCCTGGCTCGGAGAAGGGGCGGGGCGGCACGCCTGAGTACAGCATAGGAACGTGTCACGGTCTTGTCACGGCGAGCGGGCCGTGATCTGTCCGTCGATCGGCGGATTGACATACGGGTAGCTCTGACCTATAATCTCGCCTCCCCGCTCCCGCCCTACCTGGGGGGTCGGACCGTGTCCCGGGCCCGGGCGGGGCTGCCTTTCGGCCTGTCCCCGCTGCTGCACACCGACCGCCGTGTCCCGGGCGCGTGCGGGGCCGCCCCCGTCCACGCCCGGCCCGCCGACGGCCTCAGTAGCTCATGCCCATGGCGGTGCGCACGGCGTCCAGCGTCCGGTCGGCCACCTCGTTGGCGCGGGCGTTGCCGGCCCGGAGCACCTCGAGCAGGTGGCCCTCGTCGGCCGCCAGCTCGGCGCGCCGGGCGCGGATAGGGGCGAAGAACTCGTTGACCGCCTCGATGGTGAGCTTCTTGAGGGCGCCCGCCCCGCCGTCGCCGATCCTCTCGGCGACCTCCTGGGGCGCCCCGGCCCCGCACAGGGAGGCCAGCACGAGCAGGTTGGCCACCTCCGGGCGGGCGAGAGGGTCGTAGG
Protein-coding regions in this window:
- a CDS encoding MFS transporter; translated protein: MTDDKRQQAALSRLVRQSRMSMLLGWVLSAVGSSLTEGSSPALVVLSSLPAAWVAFYSTLGNVEDMISPLAVRLLGGLRPGRVLVACEVYDVVLLLGSLTAFSLGIPIGGVLAAYLVAASPLPLVLDIVEEIYGAEMAEFDPEMSFRFTTHFYSVSALVNNVVSVPVGVALTFVSPVLVLVANLVLSLIAIALRYLGARAEERAVLLGGEVEQDAQDEELFASSTAALAFLLRRPVVSPLSVLGRSFCAALSGSYVLIYIGTVHGHDFYLWLMVCTGLGSALGPQLGRRLRAAVGTATTLRVLAAASAAASLGAALLLPARSGLYAGCLMLVLVQTASWALGTSFVGERQVLLKGKQFLDATTWAQAAGALGGILGGWCALLLAADEDPRLSLLVCTGTFLVLYLYLGRASGSPGTDQSDQTDQSAGTR
- a CDS encoding ABC transporter transmembrane domain-containing protein; the protein is MDSSETGGIRPGPTASILVARHPRRWPRMLSVPLGPPPELPTAPGRLLGAVVRMSARSVVATALATGLGYLCGALIPLALGHLLDAGLERGLGAHLAAPLAALVGLALLNTLAAAAVQTAEIASWGAGYMASARAAAHRVSERGRAVTAEIPAGDVVTTVNDDTDYVGALVNRLVTLAAALGTVTVVAVIMLRTDLRLGLLVLLGLPACLALLAWVGRPIHARRSLQREEQGRLSTITTDAVAGLRVLRGIGGEDVYARRYTAQSAAVRDAGIRVAGPQALLEGLGAGLPALFTTVVVGACALQVVAGRLSVGQLVTFYGFTTYLVDPLNVAVDLIVIATRSWVGARKVGRLLAVRPLVTDARLADPVPVLDPLGDLCDQVTGVTLAGGCLTALVGPDPALAADLAERLGRGDDAAGAVTLGGVDLRRVPVDTVRRTVVVSASHAELFAGSLGEAVLGASAQPAEPAGLPALLAEQAGRDQHGQDSVASAPLSPAQRSAVGAALEAAVCDDVVDSLGSVDGALAERGRNLSGGQRQRVALARALATQAPVLVLVEPTSALDPHTEDLVARSLASWRSGRTTVVATTSPLVLGYCDEVVLLEAVPDGDGEPGGCPRRVRLAARGTHRALVAGRADYRRLVHRSQGDDEEGTGEEGRGVPGPQAPAGGEEEA
- a CDS encoding ABC transporter ATP-binding protein; the protein is MSYRLPVAGSAAVRRRFGELAREHRRVLIWVTVVQVVSALAAVAVPRVLGALVDMVRSGAGRADVARVVVVLAVLALAHALLAGVGEYGARVLGERVFASLREHLVSTVIHLPLSAVEAAGTGDLLGRTTHDLGRLQYLVQRGVSQILVIVLTVLSVFLAAVLTSPLLSPALLLPALLLVPVLRWYLPRAVPAYRAEGALWAVVEATVAETAEQAVTVDALGLGRLRARVFDRRLTQVWSVERYTMWLRIWMMGAVTAVLLSPVVAVVAWGAWLMGRGQATLGAVTTLALYAFSLREPLSQATFWLDLVQSAGAAMARVVGVDLVEPDRPPAVGTGGQAVGQAVRLRHVRYSYVAGHEVLHDVSLDLVPGERLAVVGPSGAGKSTLGRMLAGIHPPTSGSVSVGGTELTALSEADLHRQVVLVTQEHHVFAASLADNLRLARPGATDAELRQALDAVGALEWVTGLGDGLDTGVGSGGLTLTPGQAQQVALARVVLMDPAMVVLDEATSLMDPASAQEAEHVLDAVLRGRTVVAIAHRLRTATDADRVAVVMDGRVVELGSHDQLVALGGHYASLWRSWQSG